One genomic window of Streptomyces sp. NBC_00237 includes the following:
- a CDS encoding metal-dependent hydrolase, translated as MMGPAHSLSGAAAWLGVGAAAAAAGHAMPWPVLVVGALICAGAALAPDLDHKSATISRAFGPVSRLLCEIVDKLSYAVYKATRTRHDPRRTGGHRTLTHTWVWAVAIGGGCSAAAVFGGRWAVLAILFVHLVLAVEGLLWRAARVSSDVLVWLLGATSAWILAGVLDKPGNGASWLFEAPGQEYLWLGLPIVLGALVHDIGDALTVSGCPILWPIPIAGKRWYPLGPPKVMRFRAGSWVELKVLMPVFMLAGGVGGAAALGFI; from the coding sequence ATGATGGGACCGGCGCACTCACTGTCGGGAGCGGCAGCCTGGCTCGGGGTGGGAGCCGCGGCAGCAGCGGCGGGCCACGCCATGCCCTGGCCGGTGCTCGTCGTCGGCGCACTGATCTGCGCGGGGGCGGCGCTCGCCCCCGACCTCGACCACAAGTCGGCGACCATCTCGCGGGCCTTCGGGCCGGTCTCCCGGCTGCTCTGCGAGATCGTCGACAAGCTGTCGTACGCCGTCTACAAGGCGACCCGCACCCGGCACGACCCGCGCCGCACCGGCGGTCACCGCACCCTCACCCACACCTGGGTGTGGGCGGTGGCGATCGGCGGGGGCTGCTCGGCGGCGGCGGTGTTCGGCGGGCGCTGGGCGGTCCTGGCGATCCTCTTCGTGCACCTCGTCCTCGCGGTGGAGGGCCTGCTGTGGCGGGCCGCGCGGGTCTCCAGCGACGTACTGGTGTGGCTGCTGGGCGCGACGAGCGCCTGGATCCTGGCCGGAGTGCTCGACAAGCCGGGCAACGGCGCGAGCTGGCTGTTCGAGGCCCCCGGCCAGGAGTACCTGTGGCTGGGCCTGCCGATCGTCCTCGGGGCGCTCGTGCACGACATCGGCGACGCGCTGACGGTGTCGGGCTGCCCGATCCTGTGGCCGATCCCGATCGCGGGCAAGCGCTGGTACCCGCTGGGACCGCCCAAGGTGATGCGCTTCAGGGCCGGGAGCTGGGTGGAGCTGAAGGTGCTGATGCCGGTGTTCATGCTGGCCGGGGGAGTGGGCGGGGCGGCGGCGCTGGGGTTCATCTGA
- a CDS encoding carboxylesterase/lipase family protein — translation MSTAEAPAAGQLVVETTAGALRGTVRHESRAWLGVPFAQPPVGGLKWRAPQPVRPWEGVREATQYGPAAVQLSRFDPTAPPYDRDSEDCLYLNVFAPAAPAASPRPVLVWIHGGGFVFGTGADYDGSVLAERGDVIVVTLNYRLSSWGFLHLAGVDPSVADSNVGVRDQVAALEWVRDNIAAFGGDPSRVTIVGESAGGMSVGTLLGVPAARGLFHGAALLSGSAAEQQDARTGTAAAKALLARLGIPETEPGRIRDVPVAELRAATEELAHAGGHDGKQGIPFVPVVDGDYIPYVPLAAVADGAVTDVPLLVAYCRDEMAVFTFMGDDNPITRSLESAVGPEAWAQLLRRYAEFEPEGAAVGGNARKTLLGDAMFVMPSVRVAEAQVRAGGRVWMHRFDHQPPMEPYNLLGPTHAADIPCLWSREPSFDLCSLSGEPADGFMDMGEADKAASAALQDTVLSLVREGRPRLVGGPQWPAYDEKTRPQMLIKAEPELANDPTGARRVAWDGLGV, via the coding sequence GTGTCAACAGCTGAAGCGCCCGCCGCCGGGCAGCTCGTCGTCGAGACCACGGCGGGCGCCCTGCGCGGCACCGTCCGCCACGAGAGCCGTGCCTGGCTCGGCGTCCCGTTCGCGCAGCCGCCGGTGGGCGGGCTGAAGTGGCGTGCGCCGCAGCCGGTCCGGCCGTGGGAGGGCGTGCGCGAGGCGACGCAGTACGGTCCCGCCGCCGTGCAGCTCTCCCGCTTCGACCCGACGGCACCCCCGTACGACAGGGACAGCGAGGACTGCCTCTACCTCAACGTCTTCGCCCCGGCCGCGCCCGCCGCCTCCCCGCGTCCGGTCCTGGTCTGGATCCACGGCGGCGGCTTCGTCTTCGGCACCGGCGCGGACTACGACGGCTCGGTCCTGGCGGAGCGCGGCGACGTGATCGTCGTGACCCTGAACTACCGGCTCAGCTCCTGGGGCTTCCTGCACCTCGCGGGCGTCGACCCGTCGGTCGCCGACTCCAACGTGGGCGTACGGGACCAGGTCGCGGCCCTGGAATGGGTGCGCGACAACATCGCGGCCTTCGGCGGCGACCCGTCGCGCGTGACGATCGTCGGCGAGTCGGCGGGCGGCATGAGCGTCGGCACCCTCCTCGGCGTCCCCGCCGCACGCGGGCTCTTCCACGGTGCGGCCCTGCTCAGCGGGAGCGCCGCCGAACAGCAGGACGCCCGGACCGGTACGGCCGCCGCGAAGGCGCTCCTTGCCCGGCTGGGCATCCCGGAGACGGAACCGGGCCGCATCCGGGACGTGCCCGTCGCCGAACTGCGCGCGGCCACCGAGGAGTTGGCCCATGCGGGAGGCCACGACGGCAAGCAGGGCATCCCGTTCGTGCCGGTCGTCGACGGCGACTACATCCCGTACGTACCCCTCGCCGCCGTCGCGGACGGCGCGGTGACGGACGTGCCGCTGCTCGTGGCGTACTGCCGCGACGAGATGGCCGTCTTCACGTTCATGGGCGACGACAACCCGATCACCCGGTCCCTGGAGTCGGCCGTCGGCCCGGAAGCCTGGGCACAACTGCTGCGCCGCTACGCGGAGTTCGAGCCGGAGGGGGCGGCCGTCGGCGGCAACGCCCGCAAGACGCTGCTGGGCGACGCGATGTTCGTGATGCCGTCGGTGCGGGTCGCCGAGGCGCAGGTGCGGGCGGGCGGCCGGGTGTGGATGCACCGCTTCGACCACCAGCCGCCCATGGAGCCGTACAACCTGCTCGGCCCCACGCACGCGGCCGACATCCCGTGCCTGTGGAGCCGCGAACCGTCCTTCGACCTGTGCTCGCTGAGCGGTGAACCGGCGGACGGATTCATGGACATGGGCGAGGCGGACAAGGCGGCGTCGGCGGCGCTCCAGGACACGGTGCTGTCGCTGGTCCGCGAGGGGCGGCCTCGGCTTGTGGGTGGGCCGCAGTGGCCCGCGTACGACGAGAAGACGCGTCCGCAGATGCTGATCAAGGCGGAACCCGAGCTGGCGAACGACCCGACGGGGGCGCGGCGCGTGGCGTGGGACGGGCTCGGGGTGTGA
- the pip gene encoding prolyl aminopeptidase gives MPAPYPILEPYDHGMLDVGDGNRIRWEVSGNPEGKPAVVVHGGPGSGSSPRNRKLFDPDRYRLVLFDQRGCGRSTPHVADPATSMEFNTTPHLVADMEKLRQHLGVERWLLFGGSWGSTLILAYAQAFPERVSEIVLAGVTTTRRSETAWLYGGAGRFFPEAHARFRAQIPEGERDDLVAAYARRASSTDPAVRDKAVADWCAWEDAVLGLEPVVQTSAPYSDRPDEGRISLVRIASHYFANGAWLEEGELLRGAGKLAGIPGVLIQGRHDLAGPPNTAWELAQAWPGSELRIFDDSGHMGGTGMKAALAEALERFAGE, from the coding sequence ATGCCCGCCCCGTATCCGATCCTCGAACCGTACGACCACGGCATGCTCGACGTCGGCGACGGCAACCGCATCCGCTGGGAGGTCTCCGGCAACCCCGAAGGCAAGCCCGCCGTCGTCGTGCACGGCGGCCCCGGCAGCGGCAGCAGTCCCAGAAACCGTAAGCTCTTCGACCCCGACCGCTACCGCCTCGTCCTCTTCGACCAGCGCGGTTGCGGGCGCAGTACCCCGCATGTCGCGGACCCGGCGACGAGCATGGAGTTCAACACGACTCCGCATCTCGTCGCCGACATGGAGAAGCTCCGTCAACACCTCGGTGTGGAGAGGTGGTTGCTCTTCGGCGGGTCGTGGGGCTCGACGCTGATCCTCGCGTACGCACAGGCGTTCCCGGAGCGCGTCAGTGAGATCGTCCTCGCCGGTGTGACGACCACCCGGCGCTCGGAGACCGCGTGGCTGTACGGGGGAGCGGGACGCTTCTTCCCCGAGGCGCACGCCCGGTTCCGGGCGCAGATCCCGGAGGGCGAGCGGGACGACCTGGTGGCCGCCTACGCGCGGCGGGCGTCGAGCACCGATCCGGCCGTACGGGACAAGGCCGTCGCGGACTGGTGCGCGTGGGAGGACGCGGTGCTCGGCCTCGAACCCGTGGTGCAGACGTCGGCTCCGTACAGCGACCGTCCCGACGAGGGCCGGATCTCGCTGGTGCGCATCGCCTCGCACTACTTCGCCAACGGTGCGTGGCTGGAGGAGGGTGAACTGCTGCGTGGGGCAGGCAAGCTGGCGGGGATTCCGGGAGTGCTGATCCAGGGACGCCACGACCTGGCGGGCCCGCCGAACACGGCATGGGAGCTGGCGCAGGCGTGGCCGGGGTCGGAGCTGCGGATCTTCGACGACTCGGGGCACATGGGCGGGACGGGAATGAAGGCGGCGCTGGCGGAGGCGCTGGAGAGGTTCGCGGGGGAGTAG
- a CDS encoding ABC transporter ATP-binding protein — translation MSATTSQGATTKGAPRIGVAPPDYDPAAPESATTLPVGSPATVRGYVKGLLRRHRTSFAALVGFNTLAVIASMAGPYLLGGIIEDLTANAKELHLERTAGLFAAALLIQAFFVRQTRINGAMLGERMLADLREDFLVRSVGLPPGVLERAGTGDLLSRITTDIDRLANAMREAVPQLAIGVVWAVLLIAGLTVTAPPLALAVLVALPVLIIGCRWYFQRAASAYRSEAAGYAAVAAILTETVDAGRTIEAHRLGDRRVALSDKRVKEWTAWENYTLWLRTVLFPVINATHVTILCSSVVIGGVFVLQGWLTVGQLTTGALLAQMLVDPVNLILRWYDELQVAQVSLARLVGVHDIEPDAGDETVTPDGRRLRSDEVNFGYREGVDVLHQVSLDVAPGTRVALVGPSGAGKSTLGRLMAGIYAPRTGELTLGGAELSRMQAERVRSHVALVNQEHHVFVGSLRDNLRLARTAAEDAELWAALGAVDADEWARGLPEGLDTEVGSGGFALTPAQAQQIALARLVLADPHTLVLDEATSLLDPRAARHLERSLARVLEGRTVIAIAHRLHTAHDADVIAVVEDGRIAELGSHDELVAAEGAYAALWRSWHG, via the coding sequence ATGAGCGCCACGACCTCCCAGGGCGCCACGACCAAGGGAGCGCCCCGGATCGGGGTGGCTCCCCCGGACTACGACCCGGCGGCCCCCGAGTCGGCGACCACGCTGCCGGTGGGCAGCCCGGCGACCGTACGCGGGTACGTGAAGGGCCTGCTGCGCCGCCACCGCACGTCCTTCGCCGCGCTGGTCGGCTTCAACACCCTCGCGGTGATCGCCTCGATGGCGGGCCCGTACCTGCTCGGCGGCATCATCGAGGACCTGACGGCGAACGCGAAGGAACTCCATCTGGAGCGCACGGCGGGCCTGTTCGCCGCAGCGCTGCTGATCCAGGCGTTCTTCGTACGGCAGACCAGGATCAACGGCGCGATGCTCGGCGAGCGCATGCTCGCGGACCTGCGCGAGGACTTCCTCGTCCGCTCCGTCGGCCTGCCGCCGGGCGTGCTGGAGCGGGCGGGCACAGGTGACCTGCTGTCCCGCATCACCACGGACATCGACCGGCTCGCGAACGCGATGCGGGAGGCCGTGCCGCAGCTCGCGATCGGCGTGGTGTGGGCGGTGCTGCTGATCGCCGGTCTGACGGTGACCGCACCGCCGCTGGCGCTCGCCGTGCTGGTGGCACTCCCGGTCCTGATCATCGGCTGCCGCTGGTACTTCCAGCGGGCGGCCTCGGCGTACCGCTCGGAGGCGGCGGGGTACGCGGCGGTCGCGGCGATCCTCACCGAGACGGTCGACGCGGGCCGCACCATCGAGGCGCACCGCCTCGGGGACCGGCGGGTGGCCCTGTCCGACAAGCGGGTCAAGGAGTGGACCGCCTGGGAGAACTACACCCTGTGGCTGCGCACGGTCCTCTTCCCGGTCATCAACGCCACGCACGTCACCATCCTGTGCTCGTCCGTCGTCATCGGCGGAGTCTTCGTGCTCCAGGGCTGGTTGACGGTGGGTCAGCTGACGACGGGCGCGCTGCTCGCGCAGATGCTGGTCGACCCGGTCAACCTGATCCTGCGCTGGTACGACGAACTCCAGGTCGCCCAGGTGTCGTTGGCCCGGCTGGTGGGCGTGCACGACATCGAGCCGGATGCGGGCGACGAGACGGTGACGCCGGACGGCCGCAGGCTCCGCTCGGACGAGGTGAACTTCGGTTACCGGGAGGGCGTCGACGTCCTGCACCAGGTGTCGCTGGACGTGGCTCCGGGCACCCGGGTCGCCCTGGTCGGCCCCTCGGGGGCGGGCAAGTCGACGCTGGGCCGCCTGATGGCGGGCATCTACGCCCCGCGCACGGGTGAACTCACCCTGGGCGGCGCCGAGTTGTCGCGCATGCAGGCGGAGCGGGTGCGTTCGCACGTGGCGCTGGTCAACCAGGAGCACCACGTCTTCGTGGGCTCACTGCGCGACAATCTGCGGCTGGCCCGCACCGCCGCCGAGGACGCCGAACTGTGGGCGGCACTCGGCGCGGTGGACGCGGACGAGTGGGCGCGCGGACTGCCGGAGGGGCTGGACACGGAGGTCGGCTCGGGTGGTTTCGCCCTCACTCCGGCACAGGCGCAGCAGATCGCGCTGGCCCGGCTGGTCCTCGCGGACCCGCACACGCTCGTACTCGACGAGGCGACGTCGCTGCTCGACCCGCGTGCGGCACGGCACTTGGAGCGGTCGCTCGCCCGGGTACTGGAGGGCCGCACGGTGATCGCCATCGCGCACCGGCTGCACACGGCGCACGACGCGGACGTGATCGCGGTGGTCGAGGACGGCCGGATCGCGGAACTCGGCAGCCACGACGAGCTGGTGGCGGCGGAGGGGGCGTACGCGGCGCTGTGGAGGTCGTGGCACGGGTAG